AGTCACTCCTTGCCTTTAAAATCAAAAAACACTTAGCTGCGAATACTAGGGATTTGTTGATTGAATGTTTTCAAGATAAGTCTTCACGGACGAAGCGAAAGGTCCATCCGGGTCAAGCTTTATTACCTCCTCGAAATCGCTTCTTGCCCCTGTCATGTCACCTGATGCAAGACGCTCCTTGCCGCGTTCGAATCTTACTTCCACTATTCTATCCTTTGCCAGTTTGTTTTCCGGCTCTAGCGCCAGCGCTTTTTCATAGTCCCCAAGAGCAGAAGTGTATTCCTTTTGGTCATAGTACACCCTGCCTCGGTTTAGATAAGTGCGAACGAGTTTAGGATCTATGAGAAGCGCTTTAGTGTAGTCGGATTCAGCCCTAATTAAGTCATTCATTTTGTAATAAGCCGTCCCTCTGTTATTGTAAGCAAGTGCATACCCCGGTTTTAATTCTATTGCCCGCGTGTAATCGGATATTGCATCCTCTAGCCTGCCCGATTCGGCGTAAAGATATCCTCTGTTGTTGTATGCAAGCGCAGACGAGGAGTCTATAGCAAGAGCCTTATCGTAATAATTCAAGGCTTCCTGGGTTTTACCCTCCTTCTCCGCACATAGAGCCAGATTCAGAAAGACAGCCGAATCAAGCGAATCAAGCTTCAGAACTTTTTCGTAAATGGTTTTTGCCTGGAGATAGTTCTCTTTATTGAAGTATATATTCCCGAGCGCATTTAAATAATCCGCCTTAGTTGAATCCAGCCTTACCGACTGCTCAAGATCAAGTCTTGCCTGATCATAAGCCCTCAAGTGAATGTAAGTGCTTGCCCTGTTGTAGTAATAGGCAGCATTTCTTGGATCAAGTTCTATTGCTTTTGTAAAAGCTTTTGCGGCAGAATCATATTCCATTTCGGCATCGTACGACAGCCCGAGTCGATTAAAGGGTTCCGGCTTCTTCGGATTCTTGTCCGTATACTGTTTGTAAAGCTCAGAAGCTTTTTGGTAATCCCCTTCTTC
This genomic window from bacterium contains:
- a CDS encoding tetratricopeptide repeat protein yields the protein EEGDYQKASELYKQYTDKNPKKPEPFNRLGLSYDAEMEYDSAAKAFTKAIELDPRNAAYYYNRASTYIHLRAYDQARLDLEQSVRLDSTKADYLNALGNIYFNKENYLQAKTIYEKVLKLDSLDSAVFLNLALCAEKEGKTQEALNYYDKALAIDSSSALAYNNRGYLYAESGRLEDAISDYTRAIELKPGYALAYNNRGTAYYKMNDLIRAESDYTKALLIDPKLVRTYLNRGRVYYDQKEYTSALGDYEKALALEPENKLAKDRIVEVRFERGKERLASGDMTGARSDFEEVIKLDPDGPFASSVKTYLENIQSTNP